GTAGCCCGCGCAGAGGAGCCCCAGGGCGACCTGAGCGAGAATCGAGCCGATTCCGGGACGGTCACGGCCGGGGTTCCCGGCTTCGCCGCCGACGGTACTGCGCGCGACGACCGCCCCGGGCGTGCTCACCGGCCCCTCCGGCGTCGCGCCGGCGCACCCGGCCGGCTGGTGCGGACGCGCGGGCGGCTCCTCGGCACCCCCGGGGGCGTGCCCGTCGCAGTCGTGCGGCCCGGCGGCGCGTGGCGCGCGGGGCGGCGTGGCCTGGCCCGGCACCGAACGCGCGAGGCCGGCAACGAGGCGCGGGAGGCTTGCCGGCGGCGCCGCCGCCGCGTCGGATCGTCGGTCCTCCGGCCGTGCTTCACCCGTCGCCCCCCTCGAAATCTGATGACCCGTCACTTCGCTCCCCAGCGTCAACCCGTCATCGACGCAGCCCCCCGCTCCGGGACGATACACCAGGACCGTCACTCAGGGACAGGGCCGCAGTACTCTCCGTGACTACCTGGGGGCTTGTGAGCGGCGCGCGTCGGGGGCGCACACCGCCCGCCCCGGCCGACCAATTCCCGTACGGGCTCAGTCGGTGGTGAGGATGACGTTCGCCAGCCCCTCCCCCGCCGCGAACCTCCGCAGCTGCCCCGCGATCAGCCGCTTCGCACGCGGCATGAACGCCGAAGTGGAACCGCCCACATGGGGACTGATCAGGACACCGGGAGCGTGCCACAAAGGATGCCCGGCCGGCAGCGGTTCCGGGTCGGTGACGTCGAGCGCGGCCGTGATCCGCCCGCTCTCGACCTCCTTGAGCAGCGCGGCCGTGTCCACGACCGGACCCCGGGCGACGTTCACGAGCAGCGCCCCGTCCTTCATCCTGGCCAGGAAGCCGGCGTCGGCGAGGTGGTGGGTCGCGGGCGTGAGCGGAGTGGACAGCACGACCACGTCGGCCTCCGGGAGCAGGGCGGGCAGCTCCGCGAGAGCGTGGACCGGCCCGCGCTCGGTGGCGCGCGCGGAGCGTGCGACGCGCGCCACCCGCGCGCACTCGAACGGCGCGAGCCGGTCCTCGATGGCGGCGCCGATCGACCCGTACCCGACGATCAGCACGGACTTGTCGGCGAGCGCCGGGTAGAAGCCCTCCCGCCACTCCTCCGCGTCCTGGCCGCGCACGAACCCCGGGATGCCGCGCAACGAGGCCAGGATCAGCGCGAGCGTGAGCTCGGCGGTGCTGGCCTCGTGCACGCCCTTCGCGTTGCAGAGGGCGACCCCGGGCCGCAGCGAGGGGATGCCGGGCATGACGTGGTCGATGCCCGCGGACAGCGTCTGCACGGCCCGGACGGAGGTCATCGCCGCCAGCGGCCGTACAGCGATCTCCGACCCCTTCATGTACGGGACGACGTAGAAGGCGCAGCGTGCGGGATCGGCGGGGAATTCCGGTCCGCCGTCCCAGAAGCGGTAGTTCAGGCCCGACCCGCCCGGCGCGGGGAGTCCTTCGATCTCGTCCGCGGGAACCGGAAGCCACACGTCTGCGGTGCTGTCTTCGAAAGTCATGACCGGGAGGCTATGCGAAGAATCCCGCGCGCCATTGGTTACTTTGGGGGACGGCACAGGGAGGGGTACCGGCAGGTGGAGCGCAGGACTATCGGGGCGACGGCGCTCGGCGTGGGTGCGATCGGCCTGGGGTGCATGCCGATGAACTGGGCGTA
The sequence above is a segment of the Streptomyces sp. NBC_01255 genome. Coding sequences within it:
- a CDS encoding 2-hydroxyacid dehydrogenase is translated as MTFEDSTADVWLPVPADEIEGLPAPGGSGLNYRFWDGGPEFPADPARCAFYVVPYMKGSEIAVRPLAAMTSVRAVQTLSAGIDHVMPGIPSLRPGVALCNAKGVHEASTAELTLALILASLRGIPGFVRGQDAEEWREGFYPALADKSVLIVGYGSIGAAIEDRLAPFECARVARVARSARATERGPVHALAELPALLPEADVVVLSTPLTPATHHLADAGFLARMKDGALLVNVARGPVVDTAALLKEVESGRITAALDVTDPEPLPAGHPLWHAPGVLISPHVGGSTSAFMPRAKRLIAGQLRRFAAGEGLANVILTTD